cacagctacctatcatcacccaaacaagtcccgaacaaaaattatcaaaaccggaagttctgctacattaccataacacgccgctagagcgccctgcagAAACGCAATTCCTACCTTTCCCatgtcatgtctaatcctacttacataccaaatatcaaagcaATCCATCCATGCGTCccccagttatcaggctgacaaacgtccaTCTGACATAAAAACAGcagtgaaaaaaacaaacccTCAGTTTCACGGAGGGAATAACGACCCCTTGTGAAGCTTGGGTGAATTGCAGGTAAGAGTCGTCAACGTTGGGTCTTCTCTGTGACCTTCTTGATGTCTTCCGTTGCCGGATCGGAGAAATCCTTCCCGGTGAGATCCGTTGTAGTTGTGCACATCTTGATAGCACTGTTGGGCACCTGGAAGAGAGTTCCTATACAGATAATGGTTCTTGTATTACTAATCAATTAACTTCTGTAACATTAGTGATGGTGCTCCATGGCCGGGTTGTTCTTATTTTTGACATGGGTGTGTAGCTTGGGTAATGGTGTATATGGCCAGATAGTAATTACCTCTAAAATGGGTGTGTAGCGTGGGCACGGGTGATGGTGCTCTAAGACCAGGTTGTTCGTACGTTTACCATGGGTGTGTAACGTGGGTGATGGTGCTCTATGAGGGTATGTAGTATGGGTGATGGTTTCTATGGTTTCTATGACCAGATTGTCCTTACCTTTGCCATGGGTATGTAGTATGGGTGATGGTGCTCTATGACCGGGTTGtccttattacctttgccatggGTGTGCAACGTGGGTGATTGTGCTCTATGGATGGGTTGTCCTAACCTTTGCCATGGGTGTGTAGCGTGGGTGGTGGTGCTCTATGACCGGGTTGTCCTTACCTTTGCCATGGGTATGTAGTATGGGTGATTGTGCTCTATGACCTATGACCAGATTGTCCTTACCTTTGCCATTGGTACGTAACGTGAATGATGGTGCTCTATGACCGGGTTGTTGGAGGCCCGGTTGTACGCCACCAGGAAGGCCCAGCGCCGCTTGTCGCTGTGGTTCTGCTCGCTGCAGTGGAGCAGGTTACAGTGGAAAAACAGGGCGTCACCCGGCTCCAACTCAACATGCACCAAGGGGAGAAACTTCTGGATCTGAAATTTAAAGCCGGAAGACATGTAGTGAACTTAATTGCCAATTCGAATAAAACAAGAGGGCACCCTATCATTAGAGAGGagtctttgttttacttttaccTTATTTAGATTCACAATTTGCTTGACAACATGCAACAACATTGTAGCTACTCTTCCTTGTGGCTCTTAATAACAAAATACCATCACAAAAACTTGACACATAGGAACACATGTACAAAccacacaatgtacatttcttacCTCTGTAACTCGTTCCACATCCGCCCCCATCTGGTGACCAACCAGCACGTGATCAATCCGACCAATCCGGTGGGAGCCTGGGatcacctgtcaatcatatcaATCAAGGAAATCGTAACTTTCGATAAATCATCTACTCATTATGCTAAGAAACATTAAATGATCTACCCACACTAGGAATATTTATATATGGGAAGCAATTTGCTTCAAAGGCCAATTGTGGTCACTGATTGGATGCAGACCTAGTCGACCTTGATATTTAAATTTATATAGGGATGTTATGCGGGAGGAATTTTCCTTCTCAAATTATCATGgcagctcatctgtgttggtagtaatcacaGAACACtgcttaactttcttcaaaCTTGAAAAGGCACAAGCGAGtcaaattttgtgtgtgtgtgtgtgtgtgtgtgtgtgaacagtgCATTAGACTGCATGTGCCTagatttaataaaaaaaaaacttcaatagAAATCTCGCAATAATCAAACATCGTTATTTTTGTTAACATCCGATATTTTCGACGGCATCCGGTATATTCGACGAGCAGGTTGACAAAATGACGCTAAAAATAATACAGTTAATGTTTAATGAATAATAACATATAAATTGATTTTTACTACATTGCGTAAGCGTGAGTGACATCATTGGCATTGCTCATATTGCAGTACAAAATTTCAGCCCAGTTGGCGTTGccataaaaacaaacacaccttaAGACAGCCATTCTCTTGCGTAGCCTTGTCCAATGCGATGGAGACAGTCCCCATATCGGGGAAGATGCATCCGTTCTCGTACCAATACCTGTATTTTGATACATTATTATAGACTATACATGGCATACCTGGTAATAACTGAACAATAAGAACGTAAGATACGTGTGTTCCGAACCAGCAGATATCTGGGGTTTTTGAATGCCGGATTCGGATTTTATGATTGACGCATTTACAATTCTTTGTGCACGGGCATCGAATTTCGAAATTCCTGTTTTTTTCGGTTATGAGGGCAGggcataaataaaatacaacatggtgtttttcgcatcaccctcggtcccagccctcccgctaGTCGGATTGCCCTCGGCTTTTACGTGATAATATCCGCAGTCAGCTGGTACCGTGGGTGATACGGGATTAAGGAATACACCATGTAAAATGTTTTGTGTAAATTTAAAAACTATTAAATGACACTAGTGCTGCCGGCATTTACTTATTACTGAAGAAACATACAACTGTTTAAATATGTTTTATATACTTTATTCTTGACAAGCACGATCCACTCTCTTCTGAGTTCAGTTCGCAGCATTTTGTCAATCTATGCCGTCTATGTGCTCATTTTGATCCTACTTTGCACGAGTCACAACAAGGTGGAGatgcaaacatacaaaacttGACGCGCACGCAAATGTCATCTCTATAATCGAATGGCCTTATATGTAGTAGCTCCTTGCTCACCCGTAGTCCTGGTGCCAGACAAAAGCGCCCCCTGTCCGAGCGTCCTTCATTATCAGCTTGGCGTGATAGTGGTACACCTCTCCTCCTAACAgctgaaaaatacataaatgataacatttttttcacttttgaagGGGGCAACCCTAATaaagctattttttttacacttgaAGTCTATTATTAAAGTCATAATGAGTAATATGCTAAATACAAATATAAACCTTTCAGGATTTGAAATGAGTTATAATAAAGAAGTTTTGGTCCACCTTCTCCATTGTtcctgccaccttctcacatcTAGCCATGACTCCAGTGATGTCATTTCCGGGCTGGTTCCACAGGACCATTCGGATCTTTCCGCCCTCTCCGTCGTCCCGGCCGAAGGCGTACCGAATGATTCCCTCGTCCGACTCAAGAGCATCCTTCAGTAACGTGACTTCCTCAGAATCGAACAGAGACCTTTGGTAAAACAAGAGTCCGAGGGACACAAACCTGCGTAAAGTACATATGGTTTTTGTGTACCAAACTGCTTTTGCTTTTACCGATCTAATTTGTTCTATGAGATCTATgtctttttttacagttttgcGATACATATAGGATGTTTGTACATAGTTTTCGTCATTGTTAGATGGaatgtaaaagtaaaagttAGAATACAGTGTTGTGGTCTAGTTGTACATATTTGTTATTATTTCATTACATTCCAGTTTATAATTTGGTAAACATTATATTTACCAATCTTGGTTATATCCGTGCAATAACAAACCTATTGATTGATCATAAAACACCCACATACCTGACAATGATGTAGCCATTCTTATCAAAGTCTGCTTGGACGGAAGGAGTGACATCAAAGTCCT
Above is a genomic segment from Branchiostoma floridae strain S238N-H82 chromosome 16, Bfl_VNyyK, whole genome shotgun sequence containing:
- the LOC118403219 gene encoding L-proline trans-4-hydroxylase-like, giving the protein MQTSKVALAKSSNKEYLTNQAAKNMTESIYTFTEDFDVTPSVQADFDKNGYIIVRSLFDSEEVTLLKDALESDEGIIRYAFGRDDGEGGKIRMVLWNQPGNDITGVMARCEKVAGTMEKLLGGEVYHYHAKLIMKDARTGGAFVWHQDYGYWYENGCIFPDMGTVSIALDKATQENGCLKVIPGSHRIGRIDHVLVGHQMGADVERVTEIQKFLPLVHVELEPGDALFFHCNLLHCSEQNHSDKRRWAFLVAYNRASNNPVIEHHHSRYVPMAKVPNSAIKMCTTTTDLTGKDFSDPATEDIKKVTEKTQR